ACGGAGAGAATTATCCAGGTTGCAACAAATTTCCAAGTCACAAAATGAAGTAGGTTTAACTGCCATTAAATATGCAACTTAACCTTTGGGAAAAGGGAAAATTTTCAGGATCATACTAGGTTTCTTTTGAAATTTTAAAGGAATGTTCCTAGACAAGGAGCAATACAAAACAGGAAAATGTACAATTTACAGACAGCCTAcgattttccatgctgtattagaATCCTTATTTAAATTTCTATCAATAAATGTGTTTTCTGCCTGTAAGAATtgattttgaaatattgaatacaTCCATTTTGCCTCCAGGGTGGCTTTAGGATTGACCAAGCACAATTTCAACACTTGCACTGTTCTCACTCTTTGCTCATGAACTACTGTTATTGAGAGTTTGTTGAAATAGCCTGTTAACAGACAAAGGTTaaaatttagaattttttttaagagcTTAAGAATGGAATAGGATGGTTTATTGACACTTGCGCAGTTATAACTGCATAGGCAGAAACAATTCAAATAAACACAGTATCTATAATGTACTTACAAGAACTAACCTGAAATTGCTTTGTTACTTTAAATATGATCTTTGAATTGGAATAAGGTTCTGTTTTTGGTGAAATGTATCTACTGTGCTATTACTCCATAATGTTATTACAGGTTATTACGTTGCAAGGCATCACATAGGTTCTGATTAGAATCTGGTTCTTCTGTTATCATAGCAATAACTTCCCATTCCCCAGACCTGCTCGATCTCTTAATAGCATCCACAACACTTTGCATATAAAGGCCATCTTCAAAGGATGCAGCCATTGAAACTGGCCTGTGGGCCCAGGTGCGCCGATCCTCTTGATCCTTAAAGGATTTGCTCAAGGCTTGCACCATGTAAACAGTGCCCTTTAAATATATAAGGGGAATATCGCTGAATGCTTTCTCTAGCAGCCCAGGTGTGTTTACAGACATGGTATCAGCAAGCAGCAGCTCCTCCTTGAAGGAAGTATTTTTTTGCCCATACAAGTCTGTACCTCGAGCAATCAAACGGCCCATGGATCCCACAATCATGACTTCATGGATAAAAGGGCCAGGCATGTTGAAGTTGAGTGTAACAGTGCTACACACACC
Above is a window of Hemiscyllium ocellatum isolate sHemOce1 chromosome 17, sHemOce1.pat.X.cur, whole genome shotgun sequence DNA encoding:
- the LOC132823744 gene encoding glucose-fructose oxidoreductase domain-containing protein 2-like isoform X2, producing MVKAARYYPKLMSIVDNVLRFLPAFVKMKQLIEEGYIGNVMICDVRVYWGSLLSNKYNWICDELMGGGGLHTMGTYIVDLLTHLTNKKAEKVHGLLKTFVKQNNNIHGIRHVTSDDFCFFQMLMNGGVCSTVTLNFNMPGPFIHEVMIVGSMGRLIARGTDLYGQKNTSFKEELLLADTMSVNTPGLLEKAFSDIPLIYLKGTVYMVQALSKSFKDQEDRRTWAHRPVSMAASFEDGLYMQSVVDAIKRSSRSGEWEVIAMITEEPDSNQNLCDALQRNNL